In a genomic window of Brettanomyces nanus chromosome 1, complete sequence:
- a CDS encoding uncharacterized protein (BUSCO:EOG09341DRE): protein MSVSIGSQIVAKFGPKADEPNVIKKCEELIDLFGLTPEELFLKWETYVVTSSTVDEDIQLTVENLIHLQEYIQKKIIKESQKTPSSSHAKRSVVRATPNVSMSSVLPSTPMSSTHKRRKLETPQSRNSEDAAFFSARGSSPPFATSSDHESTPSHNVQNQKSGCILETLNGDIISEDKTAVEGASQPNKLRLVANFDPTKYKFRTMNQKLLEVADYLDDQIDRTAQIVLDHYKFDQNEFGNPNIQSQTEILTIGRIVPDSPTSEFDADLNAHSIFLESSRSGGIGQRVRLNLNELKDYSFFPGQIVCLRGINPTGDLFKVIQRYEIPYLGAPVSTLDDLHSYEDQLHGQNMKIIVTAGPYTPNGKLSFDLLSEFVDRMNQEVKPITIIMFGPFLDVTHSQIKEGTLSFPDLEKEPKTLDQVFKYVIAPILKRLTCHQVILIPSTRDATTDHAAYPQEMFDRKAMGLTKNFKCFPNPATFSLNEALIGCSNNDVFRDLKDVTGGNNLSESRFNRVSEHVLEQRRYYPVFPGGIKRKRSSILSSDDPHNRDQLIVSGADLHVPYMGLTEFADSLPDVLIIPSELKHFAKVVKNVVVINPGHFVRMNSNGTYAVMTVKTPNLKDFDKVDENIYLNNIWKRARVDIVRT from the coding sequence GAGCCGAACGTTATCAAGAAATGTGAGGAATTGattgatctctttggattgaCACCGGAGGAGTTGTTCTTGAAGTGGGAAACCTATGTTGTGACGTCTTCTACTGTCGACGAAGATATTCAACTAACCGTTGAGAATCTAATTCATTTACAGGAGTatattcaaaagaagatcatcaagGAAAGTCAGAAaacaccttcttcaagccaTGCAAAAAGATCTGTTGTTAGAGCTACGCCTAATGTTAGTATGAGTAGCGTACTGCCTTCCACTCCTATGTCGTCGACGCATAAGCGGCGAAAATTGGAGACTCCGCAATCACGAAACTCCGAGGAtgctgctttcttttctgctcGTGGATCGTCCCCTCCTTTTGCAACCAGTAGTGATCATGAAAGCACTCCATCTCATAACGTACAGAATCAGAAGTCGGGCTGCATTTTAGAGACTTTGAATGGTGATATCATTAGTGAGGATAAAACTGCGGTTGAAGGTGCTTCTCAGCCTAACAAGCTCAGGTTGGTGGCTAACTTCGACCCTACAAAATACAAATTTCGCACTATGAACCAGAAATTACTTGAAGTGGCCGACTATCTCGATGATCAGATCGATAGAACTGCCCAGATTGTTCTTGATCACTATAAATTCGATCAAAATGAGTTTGGAAACCCTAATATACAGTCACAGACTGAGATCTTGACTATTGGAAGAATAGTTCCAGACTCTCCTACCTCTGAATTTGATGCTGATCTCAATGCTCATTCCATATTCTTGGAATCGTCACGCTCTGGAGGTATTGGACAACGCGTAAGgttgaatttgaatgaGTTGAAGGATTATTCATTCTTTCCAGGTCAGATTGTTTGCTTGAGAGGTATTAATCCGACGGGAGATTTGTTTAAAGTTATCCAAAGGTACGAGATTCCCTATTTAGGGGCGCCTGTATCTACATTGGATGATCTTCATTCTTACGAGGACCAATTACATGGACAAAATATGAAAATAATTGTCACAGCGGGTCCTTATACCCCCAACGGAAAATTGAGctttgatcttctttccgAATTTGTTGATAGAATGAACCAAGAAGTCAAACCTATAACCATAATAATGTTTGGGCCTTTTCTTGATGTCACACATAGTCAAATAAAAGAAGGTACTCTCAGTTTCCCTGATTTGGAAAAGGAACCGAAGACCTTGGACCAGGTTTTTAAGTATGTTATTGCACCCATCTTGAAACGACTAACGTGCCATCAAGTCATTCTTATACCTTCTACTAGGGATGCTACTACGGATCATGCTGCCTATCCGCAGGAGATGTTTGATAGGAAAGCTATGGGGCTCACTAAAAACTTCAAATGCTTTCCAAATCCGGCTACATTTTCCTTGAACGAAGCTCTTATCGGTTGTTCCAACAACGATGTGTTTAGAGATTTAAAGGACGTCACTGGCGGAAATAATCTTAGTGAATCCCGATTTAATAGGGTTTCAGAGCACGTATTGGAGCAGAGGCGGTACTATCCTGTGTTTCCCGGTGGAATCAAACGTAAAAGAAGCTCAATTCTCTCTTCGGATGACCCACATAATCGGGATCAATTAATCGTTTCAGGCGCAGATTTGCATGTGCCCTATATGGGATTAACTGAGTTTGCAGACTCACTTCCAGATGTGCTGATAATTCCTTCAGAGCTAAAGCATTTTGCCAAAGTGGTGAAGAATGTGGTGGTGATCAATCCGGGACATTTTGTCAGAATGAATAGTAATGGAACTTACGCCGTGATGACAGTGAAGACGCCAAACCTAAAGGATTTCGataaagttgatgaaaacATTTATTTAAATAACATTTGGAAGAGAGCTAGGGTTGATATTGTGAGGACATAG